The Liquorilactobacillus nagelii DSM 13675 DNA window ACTTGTTACAATAGGACAAAACAATAGGACAAAGCAAATTAAAGTGGTTTTAAGTATTTTTAAGGGAAAATCATAATTTATCAGTGAAAAGGGCTTACAAAATGATGGAAATCATTGTATAATGATACCAGTTACAAATTATAAAGGAGAGATTCCAATGGCACATATTTCTTTTGATAGCTCTAACCTCGAAAAATTTGTTCATGATAATGAATTAAGTGAAATGCAGGCAATGGTTACGGCAGCTGATACCGAATTACGGGAAGGCACCGGAGCTGGTAAAGATTTTCGCGGCTTCTTAAATTTGCCGGTTGATTACGATAAAGTAGAATTTGATCGCATCAAAAAGGCTGCTAAAAAGATTCAAGCAGATTCTGATGTTTTAGTTGTAATTGGAATTGGCGGTTCTTACTTAGGAGCACGTGCGGCAATTGAATTTTTGCATCATAATTTCTTTAATTTACTTCCAGCTGATAAACGAAATGCACCTCAAATTTTCTTTGCGGGCAATTCAATTAGTTCGTCGTATGTAGCAGATTTGGTAGATTTAATTGGAGATAGAGACTTTTCTGTTAATGTTATTTCAAAATCCGGGACGACTACTGAACCTTCAATTGCATTCCGAATCTTCAAAGAAAAACTAGTTAAAAAATATGGCGCAGCCGGTGCTAAAGAAAGAATTTATGCTACAACTGATAAAGCTCGCGGAGCACTTAAATCAGAAGCTGATGCTGAAGGTTATGAAGCATTTGTTATTCCTGACGATGTCGGTGGTCGATTCTCAGTTCTTTCAGCTGTTGGTTTATTGCCAATTGCTGCCTCAGGTGCTGATATTGACAAATTAATGCAAGGTGCTGCTGACGCACGAGCAGCATATGCTGATTCGGACTTAACTAAGAATGAAGCCTATCAATATGCAGCTTTACGTAATATTTTGTATCGCAAAGGTTATACAACAGAGATTCTCGAAAATTATGAACCATCACTTCAATATTTTGGTGAATGGTGGAAACAATTAATGGGTGAATCAGAAGGTAAAGATCAAAAGGGAATTTATCCTTCATCAGCTAACTTTTCGACTGATCTCCATTCATTAGGACAGTATATCCAAGAAGGCCGTCGAAATTTGATGGAAACAGTCATCAAAGTTGATAAACCAAATCATGATGTTGAAATTCCAAAAGAAAAGGAAAACTTAGACGGATTGGCTTACCTTGAAGGCAAATCAATGGATTTTGTTAATACCAAAGCTTTTCAAGGTGTGGTATTGGCTCACACTGATGGTGATGTTCCCAATATGATCGTTAATATTCCAGATCGAACTGCATATACATTGGGATACACGATTTATTTCTTTGAAGCAGCAGTTGCAATTTCAGGTTATTTAAATGGAATTAATCCATTTAACCAACCTGGAGTTGAAGCATACAAGCATAACATGTTTGCTTTGTTGAACCGCCCCGGTTTTGAGGAACTTAGTAAAGAACTTAACGGGCGTTTGAATAAATAAAAACTAATTATTTGATGGAATTACCGATTTCTAAGGTTAGTAGGAAAATTAACCTGGGAATCGGTTTTTTTACTAGATTTAAGTTAAATTACGACGAAGTTCTCAAAAAATTCCTTGTCTGAATTACTTTTAGTGTTAAGATGTTCATTAATAAAATTTTTCTGGAGGGGGTAAAAAATTGTCGCATAAGGATGGTATGTTTTTAAAATTGCTTGCAGGGGCAGCAGTTGGCTCCTTTGTTTTTAGTGAGTATCTATTTAAATTGGCTTTCAAACGGGTTAATGAAGTACCGGAAACATCGCCAGAAAAACAGAAGTATGCTGCTAGCTACTGGATGTTTGTTGATTGGTTTAAACATGTTAATAAAGAACATTGGACTTTTTCGTTAACTGGTGAAACTGAACAAATGTCGGCTTATTTTATTCCGGCAAAAGACCCACTGACTAAAAAGGTTGTGGTTATTTCCCATGGCTACAAAGGAAATGGCGAGACAATGGCCAACTTTGCTAAGTTGTTTTATGACTTGGGCTTTAATATTTTGTTGCCAGACGATCGGGCGCACGGCGAAAGTGCGGGTGAATATATTAGTTTTGGCTGGTTAGATCGGCTGGATTACTTACAATGGCTGAATAAAATTATTCAAAGAGTCGGCGAAACGGCACAAATTGTTTTGTTTGGGGTCAGTATGGGAGCCTCAACGGTTGAAATGCTGAGTGGTGAAAAGTTGCCAGTGCAAGTTAAATGTTTGATTGCAGATTGTGGTTATTCAAGTATCAATCAAGAAATGACATATTTACTCAAACAGCAGTTTCATTTGCCAAAGTACCCTTTTTATCCTTTAGTTAGTACAATTAATCATCATCGCTTAGGCTACTATCTTGGGGATGTTTCGGCAACGGAACAGCTTGAGAAAAATCAGTTACCGATTTTTTTTATTCATGGTGAAAAAGATAGTTTTGTACCGAGTGAAATGGCCTTGGAAAATTTTCGAGCTACCACTGCACCTAAAGAATTGTGGATCGTTAAAGATGCCACTCATGCAGAAAGTTACTGGATCAATCCACAAGTTTATCAACAAAGAATTGTAGCTTTCTTAAATAAGTATTTTTATCATTTAAATTCGAAGGGAAGTAGAAATGATGACAAAAATTGATGGTCACACTCATACTGAGCTTTGTCCTCATGGCAGCGGTGAAAAAACGGCGGCAATGATTGAACGGGCTATTCAGCTAGGTTTTGATAATTATTGTATTACAGAGCATGCTCCTTTGCCGCAGAGGTTTGTGACTGACTATCGTGGAGATCCGGCTGGACTAACAACAGCCTCCTTGTCTTGGAAACAATTAGATGAATATTTTTTATTGACAGATCAGTTAAAAAAGTTTTATCATGCGCAAATCAAAATTTCTGTTGGTTTTGAAGTAGATTATTTACCCGGCTATGAAACCGAAATCAAAGAATTCTTAAATCAAGTTGGACCTAAGACAGAACAAAATATTCTCTCAATTCATTTTATGCCAGGTAAAGAGGCTGGTTTATGGTGTGTTGATTATACTACAACTGATTTTGCGGCTGGCTTTTCCCAATGGTTTGATCACCCCCAAGAATTGTATCGACGATATTTGCGTTTGGTTTTACAAGAAGTTACGACGGATTTAGGAGAATTTAGTCCGCAGCGTTTGGGACATTTGAATCTGATTCAGAAATATCAAGATTATTTTCATTTTCCAAATGAATTTGATCAAGAAAATCTTGAATTAATTCACGAAATCTTATTATCAATCAAACAACAGCATCGAGAATTAGATTTTAATACAGCTGGTTTGTACAAACCTTATTGCAACGATTTTTACCCTGGAAAACAAATTACAAGAATGGCTCAACAAATGGGAATTCCATTAGTCTTTGGCTCGGATGCACATGCAATTGTTGAAGTTGGACGTGGTTGGCATTTACAGAGTAGTTACAAACATTAGAAAATAATTAACTGTTTGTGGTTGACAACTTAAAAATCAAAGCGTAGACTAATCATAAATTATTCATTTTATAATTATTATTTAATAATGAAGAACAGAAAAGTAACTGATAGTAGTTTGCACAGAGAGTTTCCGCAGCTGAAAAGGAAATCAAACCTATCAGTGAATCACATCTGGGAATTGAACAGCTGAAGTAAGTAGGTTGATTCCGGTCGGGCCGTTATCCTAGCTGATTAAATAGCAATGAGGCTTATTTTGAAAAAAGTAAGTAAATTGAGGTGGAACCACGGTTGAACGTCCTCTTGGCAAAATGCCAAGGGGACGTTTTTGTTAGGAGGGAAAAAATGCATAAGGTCAATTTACCATTAGGTACAAGAGATGAATTTGGAATTCGTGCCCGTCGTAAAACTAAAGTGATTAGTCTGATTGAACAAGAATTACAAGCAAGAGATTACATGAAAGTTTCAACGCCATTATTAGAGTACCAAGAAGTTTTTGCAGATTTTGATTTGAAGCAGTTAAGAACTTATCAATTGTTAGACCATAACAATGAAACAGTAGTTTTGCGACCTGACTTAACCTTACCGATTGCCCGCTTTTTATCGGCTAACAACT harbors:
- a CDS encoding glucose-6-phosphate isomerase, whose translation is MAHISFDSSNLEKFVHDNELSEMQAMVTAADTELREGTGAGKDFRGFLNLPVDYDKVEFDRIKKAAKKIQADSDVLVVIGIGGSYLGARAAIEFLHHNFFNLLPADKRNAPQIFFAGNSISSSYVADLVDLIGDRDFSVNVISKSGTTTEPSIAFRIFKEKLVKKYGAAGAKERIYATTDKARGALKSEADAEGYEAFVIPDDVGGRFSVLSAVGLLPIAASGADIDKLMQGAADARAAYADSDLTKNEAYQYAALRNILYRKGYTTEILENYEPSLQYFGEWWKQLMGESEGKDQKGIYPSSANFSTDLHSLGQYIQEGRRNLMETVIKVDKPNHDVEIPKEKENLDGLAYLEGKSMDFVNTKAFQGVVLAHTDGDVPNMIVNIPDRTAYTLGYTIYFFEAAVAISGYLNGINPFNQPGVEAYKHNMFALLNRPGFEELSKELNGRLNK
- a CDS encoding alpha/beta hydrolase gives rise to the protein MFLKLLAGAAVGSFVFSEYLFKLAFKRVNEVPETSPEKQKYAASYWMFVDWFKHVNKEHWTFSLTGETEQMSAYFIPAKDPLTKKVVVISHGYKGNGETMANFAKLFYDLGFNILLPDDRAHGESAGEYISFGWLDRLDYLQWLNKIIQRVGETAQIVLFGVSMGASTVEMLSGEKLPVQVKCLIADCGYSSINQEMTYLLKQQFHLPKYPFYPLVSTINHHRLGYYLGDVSATEQLEKNQLPIFFIHGEKDSFVPSEMALENFRATTAPKELWIVKDATHAESYWINPQVYQQRIVAFLNKYFYHLNSKGSRNDDKN
- the hisJ gene encoding histidinol-phosphatase HisJ, with amino-acid sequence MTKIDGHTHTELCPHGSGEKTAAMIERAIQLGFDNYCITEHAPLPQRFVTDYRGDPAGLTTASLSWKQLDEYFLLTDQLKKFYHAQIKISVGFEVDYLPGYETEIKEFLNQVGPKTEQNILSIHFMPGKEAGLWCVDYTTTDFAAGFSQWFDHPQELYRRYLRLVLQEVTTDLGEFSPQRLGHLNLIQKYQDYFHFPNEFDQENLELIHEILLSIKQQHRELDFNTAGLYKPYCNDFYPGKQITRMAQQMGIPLVFGSDAHAIVEVGRGWHLQSSYKH